tttattaATTTTGTCATTATTAACCAGATAATTACTTAAACAAGTTATTCCTTACTTCTTCTGTGGGCTAATTTAGTCTTTACAGTTGTTCTTAAGAATTACTTGGTTAAATTTGCAATATTGAGAAGAGTCGTTCTGGCCAACGGTAAGAAAGGCGGTACCTTCCTCTATCATCCTACGTTTCGCAAATTTGCCCCCCGGCCCCCGCAAACTCTGTCTGCTTTTGATGCCACTTTTtacagtataaaataaatattatactaTAATCATGTAAATAAAAGTATTAGTAGTGCTGGGAGGAATGCCGGTTCATACCGAATGCCAGTGTATATTTTCGTTATGATATGCATTTTTAATATAGTGCAGTACCGGTgcatttgattacacaacattcGGAACGCTAAGCTGCGAGTTACAGATCTGACCCTCTTCAAGGTTGCACGGGGGAAGGTAAATAGTAGCGATCTGGTGTTAGTTacggtgtaaatggataagaaagacatCTACAGCTGCAGAACTAGTAGAACATGATGAGACAGAAGAACTTGTGCCAAAAAGAGAAGCCCTGTCTGTTGTTTCGAGgtttttcagtttcaaaataTCCAATGTCCATTATGCAAATTTTGTCGGGCTAAAGTTGTCGCTGGAGGCGGCAACACAAACAATTTGCTCCAGTTAAAGTCATGGCCCTCCACATCAGCAGGTAGCACGGGGGACGCAAAAGAAAAGTCAAGCCAAATGTCACTTTAAGACGCGTTTGCTATAGAGGGACTCGCTACGACAGAAAAAAGTGAGAGGTGGATTGAGATGACAAACTCAATCACTATCCATATTTACTTATtcctaatatattccataaaaataataataataataataataataataataataagtaaatagtgtttttgttgttgttatagtgtcttttttcagtcattttatttatttatttggtcattttgtgggcttttggagtcattgagtTTAAACTGTTGTCtacttttgagtgttttttttgtgtttatgtgtttttggtgtaatttataTGTACttacattgtttgtttttttagtcatcttttgagttttttttttttttttgagtaaatatgtgtttttgctgttgtttaatgtgcttttggagtcattttgggtaattttgttgtctttttgtaaatcttgtgtgtttttggagtccttttgtgtgtgtgtttttactcaatttgtgtatatttgccttatttttctcttattttgtgttcattttctaaattattcTCTAACTTTGTGCAttcctgttgtcattttgtgtgtttttttgtgttgaatcattttgtgtacatttgtctgTCCCCGTTAAAATTGCTTGAGAATTGAGcgatttatgacaactttaatagtgtaaacacataattcctccATAGATGTAATGCACTGTAGGAGCGATTGCCaccggtccaagatggccgccctgcTGACGCACCGCTGTAGTGTGctgcagcagtcgatgcggcgtctacgtatTATGTCTATGGGTCAATATGGCGTTGTGTTGTTTGAGCACTGCCCCCTAGTGTCTTTATTATGTAAGCGCACCCCTGACGTCATCGGGCCGGCGCATGCGCAGACATGAAGCTGACGTATTTTGAACTGCACGGCGGGCAGTTGGCTTCAGAAGCATAACAAAAAGTTTCCTGAAAAAGCAAAAACCAAGCGTGTTGGGACAAAATGACTAGCACACTGCAAGGAATTACCCTCAAAGGAAGTAGTGAGCTTGTGGCCGACTTCTTCTGTGAGTATGTATTGCTTTCTTTCAGCGGACGGTTTATAATAGCATCAAGTTAGAGCAGCTAATGCTACCATGGCCTGTTAATACACGGCGAGGCGTGCACCGTGCTTTAAAATGAATGGATATTAAACATTTCCACCTATAGGTTTATACATATTTTCACTTTAACTCAAAACAAAGATCCTCACACCACGAATCAGACCTTAAATCTGACCgtagtgtgtgaatgtgataaaaaaaaaaaaaacactttttactgtcatttcacCTTGTTTGAGACGGTGAAAAAAAGAAGTGTTTATTATTTGCGTTTTTATCTGTTCCTCACTTATAGATTATGTAATGTGTTTgatggattaaaaaaacaaaagggttTCATGTAAAATGAGCAAGTATAGTAAATAGTagtggtgggaacctctgggtacctcacgatacgatattgcGATACATCGCCGTATCGAGACATCGTCACACTAATTTGGCCTGCACGATTCGGCTTAAAAccaatatctcgatatttttaggTTGAATCACAGTGCACGATAtgtattttgatattttaatttatcCTCCCAATTACTGtatgaatattaaataaaaccCTTTTGGTGCATAAAATTACACCGATATGGTGATTAAAGTAGCCCCAATTATTCAATGATTAGCACAATGTTGATGCCCCCCCCCCAATTAagggttatttttttctttgcattgtgtctatttcatacttttaaacaaggatTATGTGTCGTATCCGATAACTAAAGTAACCAAACCAGGGTTCCAgcaaattcatgaatctaaaaataaggccttcattgtcattaaaatgtccttaaatcaatgtttcaaatgttCTACATTGTAACACGTACAGTAATAAGTATATTGTGATTGGTCtcgcatttcaaaataaatggtaacattaatttacagtattttacgtcatcttgtgtatttttgtgtgtttactttgggggcggccagttgcacgtctgcacttgACAATTGAAAAACACTCCCCCAACCTTATGTTATCGATGtggtgtttgcgtgtgtgtcccaattatgtttactgtaaagttggttttaaatttgctttttaaatggcaataaaaagtcttgaatttaataggactaaagctgtaggaaccctgcaAACGGATGTATCGCAACTACCTTTATTTATGTCCAATCGccaaatccaacagtaatcatattacaaaaaaaaaatcaatacaacaatataaaaataactaaaacatcagctttttctgaaaattcaatctgatctaacacaaaagcttttgtattctgttaaaaataaatcaaaacttcCAAACAGAATCCTCAATGAGCGGCATGAGTCAATCCCCACAAGTAACTACACATTTTGCTGtgcacaatcaaagcagctttaaaaacattgtggaaatacattacattacattaaatgaAAGTGGAAGTTGACACATTTGTGTATGCTTAATTCAAGTTAATAATTCCTTTAAAAAACAGTTTATATTTCCAAATATTCCCAAAATGTTTAAGCCTAAATTCCCGTGGAATTTTACAGGAAATGTTCCACCCCTTTGCACCCCCATATTTGCCTGACTTCTCTTCTTTTCTGTCCTTTCCCTCCTCAGCGTTCGGCATCAACAGCATCCTCTACCAGCGAGGCATCTACCCACCAGAGACCTTCAGCAGAGTCACCCACTATGACATGAGCCTTCATCTCACCACTGACGTCAAGCTGAAGAACTACATGAACAACGTGGTCGCTCAGCTCAAAGGTGGGTGAGCTAGGACTGGGCGCTATACCCGTTTCATACCAAATaccagtatatatttttgttatgatatgaattttttaatATACCGTCGTattggtgtatttgattacacaactttctgAACGCTACGCCGTGCCGCGTTTCAGACTGGACCTTTTTCAACGTTGCAAATAGGATACGGTGTAAATCATGGATCACAAAGACACAactgaaagctctgaagctgcatgtgcctGCGTACGCAttcctctgctacaggagaacaacactgaCGGAcatagttagcttagcacgtcggcagtaatacacaaaaaaagagagcaaaggatcccaatttgtaattcctataacgcggaaataagtcctggtagagctgcaaacaaaacgctaccttattcaccataagcatttaaagctagaaatcaagctaatgctaaagctagtgcgacaaagagccattgggctgctgttgcaaacttgtattactactagtgtggaattattctacaatattcactcatcatgacagtaaataaACCATcataagtcaatctactgcagtaattcctctctcaaccagtagaaaatgctgtgaacacctgattatgcatgaaaaaaaaataccgtcatataccgtgaaaaaaaacccaatatatattatatcggagattttagatgcagtcagaTAAAATCtggtatttgttttctggctgatatcggatcgggacacccctataacttaatattaatgcttcaaagaataaatcaattaaaaatatgaaaatatttatttagcaatgACAATTCATCAacgcacaatataaaatataatgtttAACTTGTCCCCACTTATACATTATATAATAATGTACAGAACCTCTAACTGACTGGGCTGCATTGCTAAAAGAGAGTCAGATTATatatgttctctcattaaaccacaaagtgcattaaatttgcttttttgtttttgaacctAAATTCTGTGCTTTGGGTCAGTTTcctgtgattaaaaaataatcggAGGCACTACACGACACGTGAGCCTGAAACAGGACTTGACAACAgtagaattgtgtgtgtgtgtgtgtgtgtgtgtggtgcagaGTGGCTGATGGAGTGCACGGTGCAGAAGCTGGTGCTGGTCATCACCTGTCTGGAGACCAACGAGGTGCTTGAGAGATGGCAGTTTGACATCCAGTGTGACAAGTCAGCCAAAGAGAACTGGTTGGTATCACATATTAACACAAAGAACCAGTACTTGTTCATACTTTAATGcaaagtttcattttgtgtagggACAGACATGgtgaaaatgacaggaaaatacttaaaacaacaaattgactccaaaaacacacaaaactacaacgaAAGCTCAtcaaatggaagaaaaatgcatgaaatgacTCCAACATATTAATTTAGTCTTGTTGTGGAAAATAAAGATCAAATTCATAATCTGGCACCTTTTAATACAGTGAGGGacacaaaatgtgattgtctgcgctgagggccacattatctaCGTccacgtcagcatttagaataataatgaccattatgagcattaatacaggaaagatcaaagggtttttgtcaatttttgtatgtttttattgttttgttgtatatttttggagtcattttgtgttttatgttaaggtttcatttattcagacaactttttgctactgatcgctttcatgtgtcctCATGAGTtttttctgggcgtggccaacttgagaGTTCTcccaggctggccacgccccctgatATGTAGTAGCTGcccctgaggaagactgacagttggcagtcgaaacatgtcaggagatcaaagtacatttcctgaaaaaagttgtctgaagaAATGAATAAATCAGAACACTTTTAGTGTGAAATGGTGACAggaagtttatttttgtattgctTGTGATGAGacccaactacaacattttgctcagaattctttgaaaagcatttatttttaagaCTGACCTTTATATTTTCTAGTCAAGATCATTTctaccatcattttgtgtattttgctgtttttattattcagtatattttatttgaaaactagggcacaatgatgttagaTTGTTCTTTTTCCCCCCCACATATAATCTGtggtccacttgagatcaatctggtctgtatttggcctctgacacccctgctctacagtATTTACAGGGGTTCACAGTTTTCTCATGCTTGTATAACACGATGGAAGTCATTTCTAGTCTcacatgtgaaaaaaaaaaacaaatcctccTCAATCCTCAAATTTGAAACAAATCtatccaaattaaataaatatacttactacctgtcacctattgcttggatattttaGTTGCCTTGTATACTACCGTACATACttctatattatttatacatggaaatgcaaagctcactaatgttgaaattgtttgattcCCAACcactgtggcccacttgaaatcaaacttatCTGTATTCGGCCCCTGAAATAAACAGTTGGACACCCCTATCCCatgggtacatgtacccccatttgagaaacactgatttagaaagAGTGAGTGTTTGATATTCTTTGACGTTCTCACCCAGTGCTCCTAGAGAGAAATCCATCAAGGCCATTCAGGATGAGATCCGCTCCGTCATCAGACAGATCACGGCCACAGTGACGTTCCTGCCTCTGCTGGATACGCCCTGTGAGTAAAGAAGCTGCTCGTTGCTCCGCCCCCACCACTCTGCTTCTCATGtgccacacgtgtcaaactcacggCCCTTTGGGATGaggagacatttttttattacaaattttaatggatttttattcgtaaaatgtttttgatgacacTTCTCTTGATGTATGTGATGCTATATTTAATATAACACAGAGTAAACATGGTCCCCAGTGTACCAGTTTGGCCAAATAATGATAGCGTatagtaattaattaaattaagacACCATACCAATAAACTATACAGACTGCACCTCAAGTATGACCAATaggaggaaataaaaataggaCACCTTCTTAAACTGTGTTAAATGATTAATGAAACCAgagttaaatacatttttactatttttttttaataaaaacccaTTACAATTATGAAAGTGTTTTTTGACAAATCAAGTGTTGTAGTGTGATCAACAGAAGCCCTTTGATGGTTGGATAGAGTTATGTCAttagtatacagtacattagagtgaaattattacattttattactaataaaaatccacacacattaataaaagtattttttgtcaAACCAAGTGTTGTACTATGATCAGCAGGAGATGAGTGAAGGCTGCAGTGATTGTGGTGACACTGCAGTGAATACTAATGACGTCTACATTAGACATTCTtcaactgttgaaaaaactcaaaattcctacgaaatccttcaatttttcgccaattattacatattatttccccttaattaaatagaaaattggtcacaaaattttaatttagggatatactgacagaataaaggctcagatgccaacaccaaaaatatttttactaatATTGTCATTGatgaggaagcctaacaaggtaacaaagagatgagaaacaaattagatgatgattttttttaatttacagctgatttaagacccgttatcaagatgctaacacaaaaggaagtttaCGTTTTATAGGatcatttattaaaagctcagtgattgtaatttactttcaggggaaacataattaatgtaattttaattataattgcttgtaatcgtaattttattgtaattgaaagtaGATAATTGAAGAGGTAAtcgtaaatgaaactcaatatttgcaggtgctcagttttcctggtgcttatattgcacaATTGCAGTcacttttaatgttaaactgttgggaaaactcaaaattctgacaattaatttaagttttcttttaattattctattatatttcccttaattaaatagaaatgaatcacaaaatctaggaaatttaaagtgaagatcctgttaagattggtatctgtcacttattgcttggatattgtcggtttcttccatattttaatattttatgtaaacGTAGAAgcgcaaactagggcacattaatgttgaaatgcattgttttcttgtataaaatctgtttccaacttgagatcaaactgctccgtatttgggccctgaactaaaatgagtttgacacccctctACAACAGGCGCCTTCGACCTCCTGGTCTACATCGACAAAGACAACGacgttccagagaagtgggagGAGTCTGGCCCACGGATCATCGACCAATCAGAGGAGGTGCGCCTGCGCTCCTTCACCACCTCCATCCACAAGGTGAACAGCATGGTGGCGTACAAGAAGAATGACTGAAGAGCTGCTTTTCCTTTCTCACCTCCACACTGATGTACATACTgctcattcttcttcttcttctgttcctttttctctgtgtttgtcaACCTCTGTTTTAGAACATGGTGGTTTATATGTTCaactttttaaagaaagtgtctaaaataaatgctttttgctttttctcctAAACGTTGATGCGTTTCCATGTTTGGCCACAGGGGGGCAGTGCAGCACCAGGAAACCTGTGTTTTATCTGACACCTAAAGTTACCAGTGATCTGCAACTTTAATAGTTGCTGGTGAATGGACTGGTTCAACTGGAGCCTCTTTGCACACATCAAAGATGTTCTGTGTGCTGGAAGTGCTAAAgacagggttgggctcaattagaATTGGATTCAtaattgctgttgtaattgaattgtcaCATATTATGACCAATATTTAtattgataaggaagcctaacagggtaaccaagagataagaACCAAAttagagcaggggtgcccaAATTCTTTTCATTGAAGGGTCAAAAATGAATTGCGGTGGAGGGCCGTGGGCCAAAACTACACATTCATGTTCCAgtgcattaaattaaatatgccaATAACATAACTGcgcaaaataaacacttaaagtTGGTTGGAAATTGAAGAACCCTCGTCTTTATCGTTAAGACATTTAGTGcaaaataaattcaacaaaatgggacacaacatacatgatcaaaacactacattttctCTGCCTTGAACAataatttaaaggggacatatcatgctaaatccacttttttagcccttaaatgcattttgttgtgtatttatactgtttagaagtacagaaaaaaatcaaataagtctcttcaggtgctccgttgatatttttatattctgttttggtcatatttttcaatctgtttcgatttttatattctctattacgttttttgaacaataacgtcacagtatttgcagcggaactgccaaattaggacatcgactccaggcccaacacttcgagcatttttatttctcgcttttattttgtagtccaagctccaggataccgaagttacgagaggataagtcaaaatgtttggttgttggatgtagtaacccacacgcttcattacaacgtctcccagcattagaaccttttcaaagtgcctggttgttgttttttttttcacggaaatgttcccacatctgtgggtaaggtcatttttgtgtgtgtgaagcacttcaaggatgacgcTAACGtcaagaaatgcattttaatacagtcttttcggagacaaaaacttaaaatgaaatgactaatgaaaactttagacttaaattaaatcacataggccatatcatcaaggatctaaaacgagcacacagcgctaacatatgaagacggtgcaactgctaatgctaacaaaacaatgacagggacgtcttatcatcacactttttagcattatttacagcttaccgaagtgctctgttcgtcgtctccaaagatagaaggaattgaaccctcaatcagacaaagtctttcggcaaatccttcattaaactggcggaggttgcagaatcAGCGTTAG
This window of the Gouania willdenowi chromosome 18, fGouWil2.1, whole genome shotgun sequence genome carries:
- the mad2l1 gene encoding mitotic spindle assembly checkpoint protein MAD2A, with the translated sequence MTSTLQGITLKGSSELVADFFSFGINSILYQRGIYPPETFSRVTHYDMSLHLTTDVKLKNYMNNVVAQLKEWLMECTVQKLVLVITCLETNEVLERWQFDIQCDKSAKENCAPREKSIKAIQDEIRSVIRQITATVTFLPLLDTPCAFDLLVYIDKDNDVPEKWEESGPRIIDQSEEVRLRSFTTSIHKVNSMVAYKKND